The following nucleotide sequence is from Cellvibrio sp. PSBB006.
TTTTGGGATCTTTGTATTTGCCCAATTGCCAATTGATCCGCCAGCCGCTGTCCGAGCCATCAATCAAATAAGCCAGGCGCTCGAACTCTCCCTCATGGTCGCCATCGTTGTCGACGGTGATCAGGTTGCCGTATTTATCAAAGGTGAATTCATGGGTGTTGCGTAGGCCATGGGCGAAGACTTCAAAGTTGGAACCGTCCGGTTCGCTGCGAACAATGACGCCCTGATCGGGGTAGTTCCAGTGTTTGCCTTTGGCGTCGGTGGTGTTCAGGCCAATATCGCCGATACCGTAATAAATACGGCCATCCGGCCCGACCGTCATACCCGACATGCCGTGCCCGCTGAAGCCGATATGGATAGAAAAACCGTCAGCCAGTGGGGTTGTGGTATCTGCCGCGCCATCGCCATCGGTATCTTTTGCTTGCCAGGAGCCGGGGCCCACGGCGAGGAAAACTTCATCGCGGTGGTTGTGATATTCGATACCGCCCAGTACATCGGTGACCTCTTCGTTGAAGTCACGCAGGAAAACCTGTGAGTGATCTGCGCGGCCATCACCGGATTTATCCTCTAGAACCAGGACTTCTTCCTTCTCCACCGCCAGGTCGCGCCAGTCGTGGGAGCCGTCTTTATTGCGGTCCGGCAGCCAGGTGTTTTGCTGGCTCTTTTCCGGCGCCAGTTCGCTACGCAGGAACTGGCGACGATCCTCCACTGAGCGGAATGCTACCGATGGGAATTCCCACTGCGGGTAGCCACGAATATCAAATTCGGAGTTGTTGCTGCGGTTGGTAACGGCGACCCAGACGCGATTCCGGTTATCCACGCTGATCGCAACCGGATCACCCAACAATTTTTCCGAGGCCCAAAGCTGGGCTTCCAGCCCCTCTGCCGGTACCAGATTGACTTGCTGGTTGATGCTGGCAGCGGTTTTTTTTGCTTCATCGTCAGTCACCTGACGTATTTCCAGCGCGGCTTTCGAACTTGCACTGCTGGCTGTCTCCGTCGGCGGCGGTGTTTGCGGTGCTTCGGGTGAACAGGCAGAGATCAATAACAGAGGTAATAGCAAGATGGATGACGAGCGAATCAGGGAATAGGTTTTTTTCATGGACATCTTCACAAGAGGGTTAGTTATTGTGTGGTTATCTTATTTATATGGCTAAGGCTAGCGGGAGTATAAGTGAATGGCTGCCACTCGCGTTGAGCCTAGACATTACTTAACAAAAACTCACGCCAGCCTCTGGTAGGGCTGAGCGGATGAGAACCAGATCTCACTCTTCGATCCTCTTGTCGCTGTCGGACTGGAGACTTGTGTGCCATGCGCTACACTAACAGTTACCCGCGTTAACAGCGCACCTGCTGTTATCAGACGACGTTCTCTCTGGACCACACTTACCGTGCATGTATCAATATTGTCCGCCCGCGCTGCCGGGTGGCTCGCTGGATCAGTCGCTCTGTTTTTGGCATCCGTCAGTGATGCCCAGACGGTCTATGCGCAAACGCATCACGAAGTGGGCCAGACCGAAAGTACACCTGCGTCAGCCAAGCCCAACAGCTTCAGCGACGGCAAGGCGGACAAGGCAAAGCCGAACCTGAGGGTCTACAAATACAATAAAGATGGGGTTGTTTCTTTTTCGGATCGGGCACCTATGAGCACCCGGTACGAAGTGGTCACCTACAGTTGTTTCGCCTGTAATCCCGCTTCAAAGGTCGATTGGTACTCCATCAAACTGAACACCCACGCATTTACCTATCCCATAGATTCAGCGGCCCGGAAACATGATGTTGATCGCGCCTTGGTTCGTGCTGTGATCCATGCGGAATCGGCCTTTCGTGAAAGTGTTATCTCACGCAAAGGCGCGGTGGGGTTGATGCAGTTGATGCCGGGTACGGCGCGGGATATGGGCGTGAAAGATGCTTTGTCGCCCGCCCAGAATATCCACGGCGGGGTCAGGTATCTGGCTTATCTTCTGAAACTTCACGGCGGGAATATCACGCTGGCCGTGGCTGCCTACAACGCCGGGCCCGGCGCGGTGAAACGCTACGATGGTATACCGCCCTACGCTGAAACCGAGGCTTACGTTAAGCGTGTGCGTATCCTGCACAAGCGTTATAAAGATGCGCTGGCGGAGATCGATGTGGCCAAGGCTTCACATCAGGCAAGCAATTTTTAATTATTCGTCCGCTGTACCCCCCCTCAATCCATCCTGAAGAAAATTAATTTAAACGCCGTTTTGACTAAACTTTGCGCAATTTTTGCCGCTATCCACATTATTGGCTTGTGGAGGAGCTACGCGAATGATTGTCACCAATGCCACGATTGCGATGGCCAGTCGCCATCAATACCAGGAAACCCATGAGCTTGAAGAGCGTTTGCTCATCCTGCCGGAGGCAAGGGATGCAGTTGCATCGCCACATACACAGGCGAGCCAGCCTGCCCCGGTCAATATTTCACCCCATGGCTTTTCCCTCAACCTGCTGGCCTCCCAGGTTAATCGACAGCGTTTCGATCTAACTACAGGGCTGGACGCCCAGTCCCGTATCAACCTCCTGATCTTGCAAATGATGTTTGAACAGGTCATGGGCCGGCCGCTGCATCTGATGGCTCCGGCGGATGTGAATCAGAGTGAGCGGGGAGCATCTACCTCGTTGGACCTGGCGCTACCGCTGCCGCCGACAACGAACGCCACGGCTGGAGGCCTAGTTTATGAGCGACGGGAACGTTATCGGGAAACTGAGCAACTGGTATTTCAGGCTACCGGGCTTATAGAAACAGCGGATGGCCGCACGATCAGCTTCGGCTCCAGTTTGCGCATGTCGCGCGATTATTACGAAGAATCCAGCCTAATTATTCGGCAGGGCCAGGTGGCCAGCATTGATCCGCTGGTGATTAACTTTGACGGCAAAGGTGCTGCCTTATCGCAAACCCGATTCGCCTTTGACCTGGACAGCGACGGTACCGAAGACCAGATTGCCATGCTCGGCTCCGGCAGCGGATTCCTGGCGCTGGATCGCAACGGTGACGGCACCATCAACGACGGCAGTGAACTCTTTGGTCCGAGTTCCGGGCGCGGCTTTGAAGAGCTGGCGCAGTATGATGAGGACAGTAATCAGTTTATTGATGAGGCTGACAGCATTTATTCCCGTCTGCGCATCTGGCTCATGAACGAAGATGGTTCCAGTCAATTGGTCGGTCTTGGCGAAAAAGGAATAGGTGCCATTTATCTTGGCCATGTCACCAGTCCGTTTCAATTGAAGGATCAACAAAACCGATCATTGGGAGAGGTGGTTAATAGCGGCGTTTATCTGACGGAGACGGGCGAGGTTGGGACGGTACAGGAGATTAATCTGACGGTGTGAGTTGAACTCCGCTCCACTCAATCCTCACGACGAGGTGTGACGACTCAGGTACTTCGTAGTCCGTTTGTCATTAGGGCATGTATTTCAAAAACGCATAAATACCTCCCTGTAGCTCCCTCAAGTCGTCCGTGACTTGAGGGTTTTGAAATACATGCCCTAACGCCAAACTTGGATTGTGTGCGGGACGAGCAAATGGTGCTCCACATCCCTATGGGACAAGATCTATCAAGTCCTAGTAGACATACACCGCGCCAGCCGAAGGCGCGGAATCATCATTCTGATCCCCATTCACCCCGGTCGCATTGCTCGGATCGCGATAACCGCCGACCGCCATGGTGCCGCCATCTGTGCTGAGTCCCAGACCTGACCCAAAACGATCGCCGCCACGGGTGTTAGAGGGTTTTACATAACTGGTTTGGGTCCAGTTGCCGGCATCCAGGCCAAAGACATACACCGCACCGGTGTTAGAGGTGTTGTTATCACTTTCATCACCATTAATACCTTTTGAGCTGCCTGCCTCAATGATAGTGCTGACAGCAAGGCGGCTTCCGTCGCCAGACAGTTTTACCCGATGACCAAATTGATCATTGGTTTCGGCGTTGGACGCTTTGATATAAGCATTCTGGGTCCAGGTGGTGCCGTTGTGGGTGAATACATAAACCGCACCTGATGAGAAAGCGCCATCGGATGGATACAGCAGATCAAGTTGTACCAGGTCGTAATCAGACGGGTCGCCGTTAATGCCAGTCGTACGGCTCAGGTCGCCAATACCACCGACCGCCAGCGTATTTCCATCAGACGACAAATCCACACTGTGGCCGAACTGCAGCGCCCAGGAGACATAATCCGGTTTCAGATAGGTTTCCTGCGTCCAGGTGCTCTCGGTACGGGTAAATACGTACACCGCACCAGCGTTGAGGTATTGGGTTCCAGTCTGAGTACCTACTGCATAATTATTGGCCTGGTCTCCGTTCACACCCGTGGCATCGCTATCTTCACCGGGTGCGCCGACGGCCAGTTTATTGCCATCCGCAGACAAAGCGACGCTAGCACCGAAGCTATCTCCCGAACCGGCGTTGGATGCTTTGATATAGGTTTGCTGCATCCAGACACCTTCAGCGCGTGCGAATACATAGACAGCACCGGAGTTGGAACCACCGGGTGTGGAGCTGGAGCTGGATGAAGAGTTGCTGGTACTGCTGGACGATGAGCTACTGCTTGACGAGGAGCTGCTCGATGAAGAGCTGGTGCTGGATGCGGCGCTCGAAGGCGAGGCGTTGGCATTTTCGCAACGCGCTGGATCGCTGCTGGAACTGCTGAGCGTGGGAATGCCAGCGACAAACGAGGATTCATTCACAGTGCCAACCGCCAGGGTATTGCCATCGGCGGAAAGCGCCAGGCTGTAACCAAACTGATGATCCAAAGAGGTGTTAAAAGGCTTCAGATAAGCTTCCTGGCTCCAGGTAGCTTCACTGCGCGTAAAGATATACACAGCACCTGCATTGACCTGGCCGTGTTTAACCTTGTCTTCGTCTTCGGTGTCGATGTACTTGTAATTGCCTTGGTTACAGTTAATGCCGGCGCCGGAGCTGTCTTCCATCAGGGCAGTGACCGCAAGGGTATTGCCGTCATCAGACAGGGCCACACGGTAACCGAAACGGTCATTAGGCAGAGTAAGGTCTTCATCGTCGTTCGGTTGCTCAGTATTGGAGGCTTTGATGTAGGCTTGTTGCGTCCACACGCCCTCAGTCAGGAAAAAGACATAAACGGCACCGGAAGAGGGGCTGGTATTACTGGTTTGCGAACCGTCAACACCCGTGGCATTGCTGTCTTCAGCCGGGGCGGCAACCACCAGGGTCTGTCCATCGGCAGAGATATCCAGGCTCCAGCCAAACCAGTCACTGGTCTCGGTATTGGACGCTTTAAAGTAGCCAATAGCCCCTAACATGGCGTCGGGGGTAGTGGCGGGATTGGAGTCTGTTTTATCGGTACAGTCTTCGGAGAGACAGGCTTCAACATAATAGGTGGCGTTAAGCCAGTCATGGAGGTGAACGCTGATAGTATCGGTAGCACTGGTGCTAGTCAGATCGGCACCGACCTGCACAAACCCGCTGGTGCCATCCGCATTCTTATACAGGCGGTAAGACAGGGCACCTTCCACCGGTGTCCAGCTGAATGACAGGGTTTTGGGCGAATTCGCCGTCACATTGATGTCAGGCCACACAGCGTTGGCGCTGGAACTGGATGAACTGCTGGAGCTGGACAGGCTGGAAGAACTGCTGCTGGGGTCGGGAAATACATCATCATTTTTATCGCTGCCACCGCAGGCGGTCATTACCAATGCGCTGGCTAAAAGTGAAAAAACAAGGGCGCTACGACTAAGCAAGCGCTGGATTCGATCAATATTCATGCAGCCTGTTCCTGATAGTAAAACCTAGCCGGCGATTCTGTGTGTCGTAGGGCGCGGTGTCAATCCAAACACACAGATATCTGCTGGTGAGGTTAGGTTTGCGTAAGGGCGCTGTTGGCGCGGGAATTAGGACTGCGGGCCAACCCAATTGGTTCAGGAATTCTCGGAAGCCGTCGGGAAAAGCAGTACTGCCGGGCGGTTGTGGGCTATTAAATATCCAGGCGGCGGGGCTGGGCCTCAGGGTTGTCCCCATCGGCTAGCCGCACAAAGTTTTACAATTCATTTACTCCTTCTCAGGATAAAACCCTTGTCCCTGGCGGATATGTCGGTTACTTCTCAAACGCTTCGCCTAATTGTTGCTCAATAGCTGAAGATTTTAACGCCATACGTGTTATTATCCGCCGCACATTTTCGCGACCGCTGCAACCCATAACATTAAGACCGGTGCAGGATGGCGTTTCCAGGGTGGTTCTCAGGATAATTTATGACGACCGTTAGCGACTTGATGAGCTCAGTGGGTTCCTCTGCCAGGGAAGACGACCTTTTGGTGGATGTGGTTGCCACCATGCGGGCCAACAACCATTCCTGTGCGGTTATCACGGCCGACGGACTGGTTAAAGGAATACTGACCGAGCGCGATCTGGTCGTAGCTTATTCGCGTGCGCTGCAAACCGGGGTGATCGATAGCTGGGAGGTGTCATCAATCATGACGCCCGATCCGGTTTGTGTCAGCCAGGATGCCAGCCTCTTTGAAGCCTTGCGGCTCGCCCGTACTCACCATGTGCGCCATCTGCCCGTGATTGATGGCCAGGGCTACCTGGTGGGCATGGTCACCCATACCGATATGATCAATCTTTACGTCGATATTCTTGAGCAGCAGTCAGCGCTTATAGATGCCAATACCGAGCTGCGCGCCCAGTCGCGGGAAGATCCACTGCTGCGGATTGGCAACCGGCGCGCGATGCAAGCGGATATGGCGAAAGTGGCGGCAACGGCCCATCGTACCCGCCAGGGTTATGCCATTGCTTTACTGGATCTCGACTACTTCAAACCCTTTAATGATCACTATGGTCATGTGGAGGGTGATCATGCCTTGCAAGCGGTCGTGGCGGCCATCAAAAATACCATGCGCCATGGCGACACACTTTACCGTTACGGCGGTGAAGAACTGTTGATGCTGTTACCCGGCTCCGACATCGGCGACGCCAGTCATGCTGCGGAACGGGCGCGTCAGGCTGTGCAGCTCCTCGCCCTGAGTCATCAACATAGCCCCTACAACATACTCACCATCAGCGGCGGCATTGCCAGCGCCCGCCATATCCATGCGGATGAATTGATTGCCCAGGCAGATAAAGCGCTGTATCGAGCCAAGGCTGAAGGACGTAATCGTATCTGCGGTTCGGTCGAGCTTGCGTCCGGTGTGTCAGTGGATACGCTGGCGCCGCGCTGAAAATCTGCTTGTGCTGGCAGGGAGAGTTCGCGAGCCTCGGTGGTGCAGTCTATGCTTGAACCATATGAGCAAAAATCCTGCTTGCGCCGGCCCTGAACCCCAGCAGTTCGCACAGGACATAACGACACCCCTCACGAGGTCCTGGTGTGGCGACACATTTTTTGACTTGGTTTGATCACACCGGTATGGCGCTAGCGCATTTCTTCGGTGTGGCGCAGTTAGACAATCCTCCCAGCGGTGTTACCTTTATTGCACTCGCGACCTTTGCTATCGCCGCTGTCCTGACAGTTCTTGTGTTAGCCGTACATGGATTTCTGCGCTATCGCGCATTGTATCGCCGCCTGCAATATCAACAGGTGCAACACAAAACGGTCTTTGAAACCGCCCTGCGTGAAAGCGAAGAAAAATTCCGCTCGCTGGTCGGTAACCTGCCGGGTATTTCATACCGTTGTTTGCCGGACAAAGAGTGGACCATGTTGTACATCAGCGATACGGTGGAAGAATTCACCGGCTACCCTGCCAGCGAATTCATGCGGCAAGGGGGCATAACATTCAGCGATGTGGTGCACCCGGATGATCGCGACCGCATCGGTTTACAAATTCTCAACAGCGATAAAACATTTGAAGTGGAATATCGCATCATTCACAAAGACGGCCGGGTTTTTTGGGTGTGGGAAAATGGCAGCCTGATTACCAATGATGTGGGGGAAATTGTATGGCTCGATGGGGTCATCCTGGATATTTCCCAGCGTTATGAGATGGAGCAGGTGTTGCGCCATGAAAAATTAAAAGCAGAGCAGGCCGCAGCCGTGAAGACAGAATTTCTGGCAAACATGAGCCACGAAATTCGTACGCCCATGAACGCCATCATCGGGTTCATTGATATCCTCTTGCAAACCCCCTTGAGCGCAGAACAAAAACAATACCTCGATACCATTGATCACGCCTCTGCGTCTTTATTGCATTTACTCAACGACGTGCTCGATACCGCCAAATTGGAGCGTGGTGTTGTTGAGCTGGAAGACGTTAACTTTTCGTTGACCGAACTGCTTTATCAGGTGCTTGCGACCTTCAAAATCAATGCTGAACAAAAAAGCCTGGCGCTGCGCCTGGCGTATTCCTCCGGCATGGGTGAATTTTTTCGTGGCGATGAACAACGTTTGCGGCAAGTCTTGGTGAACCTCGTCGGTAACGCAGTGAAATTTACCGAGCGCGGTGAAGTGGTTGTCAAGGTATCTGCCGATGAAGCGTTCATCTGTTTTGCCATTCAGGATACGGGCATTGGCATTCCCGCTAATCGGCTGGAACATATATTCGATCCTTTTACACAAGCGGATGCTTCCATGACACGCCGTTTTGGCGGTTCAGGTTTGGGTACTACCATCAGCAAACAGTTGATCGAGTTGATGGGCGGTACTATTACTGTCACCAGTGAGGTGGGCAAGGGGTCGACCTTCACCTTCCGTATTCCATTAGCGCAGGGCGAAATCCACTCCCGCTCATCCAATCGACAGCAAATGACACTGCCGCCGTTGCGTATTCTGGTGGTTGATGACGTGTTACCAAATGTGCAGTTGTTGGAAATCTTGCTGCGCAAAGGTGGCCACGACATTAGCTCAGCGATGGATGGCGCTGAAGCCTTATCGGCGTTTAAGCAACACACCTACGACGTGGTATTGATGGACGTGCAGATGCCGGTGATGGACGGTTTGGAATCCAGTCGGCTGATGCGCCAACACGAACAGGAAAATCAATTAAATCCCACGCCGATCATTGCGTTAACGGCCAGTGTATTGGATGCGGATAAACTGGCCGCGCGCGACGCGGGTATGGATGGTTTCGCCTCCAAACCGATCAACCTGTTTGAGTTGCAATCGGAGATGGCGCGCTTGCTGGGGCTCAGGTTGCAGCCATCTGTCGCGCCACCTGCGATGCCGACATCGACAGCGGTGCCGATCTCGCTGAGTGCAGGTCTTGCTTTGTGGCAGAGTGAAACCTTTTATTACAACGCACTGCGTCAATTTATCGCGGAAAACCGATCGCTGGTGGAGAATCTGGAGGCTGCGTTGGTTGATCGCAATGTGTCTGCCGTTGCACAGTTGCTGCACCGGGCGCGTGGGGCGGCTGTGAATCTTGCCTTACCGGAATTGACGGAAGCGCTCAAACACGTTGCGCAAATCCCGGTTGAAAAACTGCAAGGCGATGCCTGGCGCAAGCAGCGTGCAGAATTGGAAGTGGTTGTCGAACATTTAATTGATGCCGTTAATGCGTTGCCACAGTTGCGCGAAATTGCAATGCCACAATTATTGGTTGGTGCAGAGGAAAGCAGTCAGGCTATGACGCATTTGACCCGCGCCTTGGGGCGCGGTGAGCTGGATGAAAAATCCTTGCGCATTCTCCGGCAGGCGTTTCGTGAAGCACCACAGCAGATCATTCTCGACCGAATCCAGCAGGCGATGATGGATTTTGAATTTTCCACCGCATTACATCACCTTGAGGCTTTGCAGCAAACATCTGGGGCAGCAACATCTGCCCGATAGCCGATATCAACAATAATCAATAATGACATCGCGAGAGTCACATCATGACAACTGACTTCAGCATCACGATCCTGGTGGTAGACGATGAGACAACCAACCTGAATGTATTGCGGCAAATACTTAAACAGCACTACCGTTTGCTATTTGCCAAATCGCCGGAAAAAGCGCTGGAGTTGGCCGAGACAGAGTTGCCGGATTTAATACTGCTGGATGTGATGATGCCGCAGATGAACGGCTATCAGGTGTGTGAGCGGTTGAAGCAAAATATACTTACCCAACATATCCCGGTCATTTTTGTCAGTGCATTGAGTGATGCGGCTGAAGAAGCCCAGGGTTTTGCGGTGGGCGGAGTGGATTACATTACCAAGCCGGTGAGTGGAGCAATTGTCCGTGCGCGGGTTGCTACGCATTTATCGCTGGTGCAGGTCGATGAGTTAAAGAAAACACGTTTGGAAATCGTGCAGCGTTTGGGGCTCGCTGCTGAATATAAAGATAACGAAACCGGGCTTCATGTTATTCGCATGAGCCACTATTCCCATATCATCGCCCGCGCTGCCGGTTTTGATGAAGCAAGGGCGGAAGATTTGCTCCATGCAGCGCCTATGCATGACATCGGTAAGATCGGTATCCCCGACTGTATCTTGCAGAAGCCGGGTAAATTAACGCCGGAAGAATGGGCGATCATGCGTGAACATCCTGTCATTGGTGCGCGTATTATCGGCGTACACACTATCGGACTTTTACATATGGCTCACGATATTGCCTTGACG
It contains:
- a CDS encoding lytic transglycosylase domain-containing protein, encoding MHVSILSARAAGWLAGSVALFLASVSDAQTVYAQTHHEVGQTESTPASAKPNSFSDGKADKAKPNLRVYKYNKDGVVSFSDRAPMSTRYEVVTYSCFACNPASKVDWYSIKLNTHAFTYPIDSAARKHDVDRALVRAVIHAESAFRESVISRKGAVGLMQLMPGTARDMGVKDALSPAQNIHGGVRYLAYLLKLHGGNITLAVAAYNAGPGAVKRYDGIPPYAETEAYVKRVRILHKRYKDALAEIDVAKASHQASNF
- a CDS encoding FG-GAP repeat protein produces the protein MNIDRIQRLLSRSALVFSLLASALVMTACGGSDKNDDVFPDPSSSSSSLSSSSSSSSSSANAVWPDINVTANSPKTLSFSWTPVEGALSYRLYKNADGTSGFVQVGADLTSTSATDTISVHLHDWLNATYYVEACLSEDCTDKTDSNPATTPDAMLGAIGYFKASNTETSDWFGWSLDISADGQTLVVAAPAEDSNATGVDGSQTSNTSPSSGAVYVFFLTEGVWTQQAYIKASNTEQPNDDEDLTLPNDRFGYRVALSDDGNTLAVTALMEDSSGAGINCNQGNYKYIDTEDEDKVKHGQVNAGAVYIFTRSEATWSQEAYLKPFNTSLDHQFGYSLALSADGNTLAVGTVNESSFVAGIPTLSSSSSDPARCENANASPSSAASSTSSSSSSSSSSSSSSSSSTSNSSSSSSSTPGGSNSGAVYVFARAEGVWMQQTYIKASNAGSGDSFGASVALSADGNKLAVGAPGEDSDATGVNGDQANNYAVGTQTGTQYLNAGAVYVFTRTESTWTQETYLKPDYVSWALQFGHSVDLSSDGNTLAVGGIGDLSRTTGINGDPSDYDLVQLDLLYPSDGAFSSGAVYVFTHNGTTWTQNAYIKASNAETNDQFGHRVKLSGDGSRLAVSTIIEAGSSKGINGDESDNNTSNTGAVYVFGLDAGNWTQTSYVKPSNTRGGDRFGSGLGLSTDGGTMAVGGYRDPSNATGVNGDQNDDSAPSAGAVYVY
- a CDS encoding GGDEF domain-containing protein, which translates into the protein MTTVSDLMSSVGSSAREDDLLVDVVATMRANNHSCAVITADGLVKGILTERDLVVAYSRALQTGVIDSWEVSSIMTPDPVCVSQDASLFEALRLARTHHVRHLPVIDGQGYLVGMVTHTDMINLYVDILEQQSALIDANTELRAQSREDPLLRIGNRRAMQADMAKVAATAHRTRQGYAIALLDLDYFKPFNDHYGHVEGDHALQAVVAAIKNTMRHGDTLYRYGGEELLMLLPGSDIGDASHAAERARQAVQLLALSHQHSPYNILTISGGIASARHIHADELIAQADKALYRAKAEGRNRICGSVELASGVSVDTLAPR
- a CDS encoding PAS domain-containing hybrid sensor histidine kinase/response regulator; translated protein: MATHFLTWFDHTGMALAHFFGVAQLDNPPSGVTFIALATFAIAAVLTVLVLAVHGFLRYRALYRRLQYQQVQHKTVFETALRESEEKFRSLVGNLPGISYRCLPDKEWTMLYISDTVEEFTGYPASEFMRQGGITFSDVVHPDDRDRIGLQILNSDKTFEVEYRIIHKDGRVFWVWENGSLITNDVGEIVWLDGVILDISQRYEMEQVLRHEKLKAEQAAAVKTEFLANMSHEIRTPMNAIIGFIDILLQTPLSAEQKQYLDTIDHASASLLHLLNDVLDTAKLERGVVELEDVNFSLTELLYQVLATFKINAEQKSLALRLAYSSGMGEFFRGDEQRLRQVLVNLVGNAVKFTERGEVVVKVSADEAFICFAIQDTGIGIPANRLEHIFDPFTQADASMTRRFGGSGLGTTISKQLIELMGGTITVTSEVGKGSTFTFRIPLAQGEIHSRSSNRQQMTLPPLRILVVDDVLPNVQLLEILLRKGGHDISSAMDGAEALSAFKQHTYDVVLMDVQMPVMDGLESSRLMRQHEQENQLNPTPIIALTASVLDADKLAARDAGMDGFASKPINLFELQSEMARLLGLRLQPSVAPPAMPTSTAVPISLSAGLALWQSETFYYNALRQFIAENRSLVENLEAALVDRNVSAVAQLLHRARGAAVNLALPELTEALKHVAQIPVEKLQGDAWRKQRAELEVVVEHLIDAVNALPQLREIAMPQLLVGAEESSQAMTHLTRALGRGELDEKSLRILRQAFREAPQQIILDRIQQAMMDFEFSTALHHLEALQQTSGAATSAR
- a CDS encoding HD domain-containing phosphohydrolase, coding for MTTDFSITILVVDDETTNLNVLRQILKQHYRLLFAKSPEKALELAETELPDLILLDVMMPQMNGYQVCERLKQNILTQHIPVIFVSALSDAAEEAQGFAVGGVDYITKPVSGAIVRARVATHLSLVQVDELKKTRLEIVQRLGLAAEYKDNETGLHVIRMSHYSHIIARAAGFDEARAEDLLHAAPMHDIGKIGIPDCILQKPGKLTPEEWAIMREHPVIGARIIGVHTIGLLHMAHDIALTHHERWDGSGYPRGLQGEDIPVVGRIVAVADVFDALTTQRPYKKAWPLNEAIAYIREQRGKHFDPRLVEVFLEQLPAVLEVKERWAEKI